GAACAGAGAATGGCAGTTCACTGAAACTGAAACCGATCTTGCTCAGAAAATTTCTCCGCATATAAAGAATATTTTAAAGGCTGGCCCGGATCACGCAACCGAAGAGATAGAGAAAATAAAAGCTTACGTTAGATAAACATGGCAAGACATTTTGTTTCAAAGAAGGAACAGAAAGTAGTCAGGGATCAACTTCTCTCCATGGGAATAGATCTTGGCGATCGCAGCGTTGAGCTCGATCAGCGCAAAGATTCCAGATGTTATTTTGTTGGGGGTAAACCATATATCTACGTATCGGACAGGTATATTCCGACAATATTTCTGCTTAATGACATCAGACCTAAAGGCAATGTCGTCGTGGTCGATGATGGTGCTGTTTCTCACGTGATCAATGGTGCCAACGTATTCTGTAAAGGCATAACACAGTTTTCGGGCAGCATAAAGAAGG
This is a stretch of genomic DNA from Thermoplasmatales archaeon. It encodes these proteins:
- a CDS encoding DUF1947 domain-containing protein, with the protein product MARHFVSKKEQKVVRDQLLSMGIDLGDRSVELDQRKDSRCYFVGGKPYIYVSDRYIPTIFLLNDIRPKGNVVVVDDGAVSHVINGANVFCKGITQFSGSIKKGDTVFVTDLRGNFIAVGLAAVSSEDFSKSNPGEAVQTIHYPGDKIIKEFYAI